From one Neofelis nebulosa isolate mNeoNeb1 chromosome 4, mNeoNeb1.pri, whole genome shotgun sequence genomic stretch:
- the PRR20G gene encoding proline-rich protein 20G, with product MAPSSRLSAPTDGCGLLRVSRASFEEFNSRRSGVHSQEPDCSGMEAGGIVKADGPVKPGQPSKPFAVVKPMRCVTPAFTPDLGDRDQGHREGRGTDLHQDPGLQGRPRRMLRPGLRVESDRRDEPRHHVESEATQTPSLPSTGAAMVRLTVQPGAGVQALPDASGYWVLTDAPTSGVYPCLGFRPLEGSTLFFTQTPSGTFVYGVPEFFTHIAQ from the exons ATGGCGCCCAGCAGCCGGCTCTCAGCCCCCACAGACGGCTGTGGGCTCCTACGG GTTTCCAGAGCCAGCTTCGAAGAGTTCAACAGCAGGAGGTCAG GTGTGCATTCTCAGGAGCCAGACTGCTCTGGGATGGAAGCCGGAGGCATTGTGAAAGCAGATGGCCCCGTGAAGCCAGGCCAGCCCTCGAAACCCTTTGCTGTGGTGAAACCTATGAGATGTGTGACCCCGGCTTTCACACCTGACCTCGGAGACAGAGACCAAGGCCATCGTGAAGGAAGGGGAACAGACCTTCACCAAGACCCTGGCCTCCAAGGGAGGCCGAGACGCATGCTGAGACCAGGTCTGCGTGTGGAGTCGGACCGCCGCGATGAGCCCAGACACCACGTGGAATCAGAAGCCACGCAGACCCCATCCCTCCCTTCTACTGGGGCAGCGATGGTGCGACTTACAGTACAGCCTGGGGCGGGAGTCCAGGCGCTGCCCGATGCGTCTGGGTATTGGGTCCTCACCGATGCCCCAACTTCTGGCGTCTATCCCTGCTTGGGGTTCAGACCCTTGGAGGGCTCAACTTTGTTCTTCACGCAGACCCCCTCTGGTACCTTTGTGTACGGGGTCCCAGAATTTTTTACCCACATTGCGCAGTGA